In Emcibacteraceae bacterium, a single window of DNA contains:
- a CDS encoding O-acetylhomoserine aminocarboxypropyltransferase — MSDNYKFSTLALHAGQNPDPTTGACATPIYQTTAYKFNNTEHAANLFNLKEFGNIYTRLMNPTTGVLEERMAALEGGVAALAVSSGHAAQFTVFHMLLEPGDEILASNKLYGGSITQMGTSFKKFGWKTTFVDPKPENFKAALNSKVKAIFVESLANPGGIVTDLAGIAKVAKEAGIVFVVDNTLATPYLCRPIEHGADIVVHSLTKFLGGHGNSMGGVIVDSGKFDWMKDDKYPTLSQPCSSYHGMVLGDVFGPAMGNIAFAISCRVLSLRDIGQCLSPQNSFYILNGIETLPLRMQRHCDNALAVAKHLKAHDKISWVSYAGLSDNPYHSLQQKYMPKGAGAVMTLGLKGGYVAGVKMVETVKLFTHLANIGDARSLIIHPASTTHRQLDEAGQIAAGAGPDVIRLSIGIEDVEDIIADLDQAINS, encoded by the coding sequence ATGTCAGACAATTATAAATTTTCAACCCTGGCGCTTCACGCAGGACAAAATCCGGATCCAACCACTGGCGCTTGTGCGACCCCTATTTATCAAACAACCGCCTATAAATTTAACAATACCGAACATGCGGCCAATTTATTTAACTTAAAAGAATTTGGAAATATTTATACCCGCCTGATGAACCCGACAACAGGTGTATTGGAAGAACGAATGGCAGCGCTTGAAGGCGGGGTAGCGGCTCTTGCTGTATCAAGCGGGCACGCAGCGCAATTTACCGTTTTTCATATGCTGCTTGAGCCCGGTGATGAAATTTTGGCATCCAACAAGCTTTATGGCGGTTCAATAACACAAATGGGCACCAGTTTTAAGAAGTTCGGCTGGAAAACAACATTTGTTGATCCAAAACCGGAAAATTTCAAAGCGGCTCTGAATTCAAAAGTCAAAGCAATATTTGTTGAAAGCCTGGCCAATCCTGGTGGGATAGTCACCGACCTTGCCGGTATTGCAAAAGTCGCCAAAGAAGCCGGGATTGTATTTGTTGTTGATAACACTCTTGCGACACCATATCTCTGCCGGCCAATTGAACATGGGGCAGATATTGTTGTCCACAGCCTGACTAAATTTCTAGGCGGTCACGGTAACAGCATGGGCGGCGTCATTGTTGACAGCGGTAAATTCGACTGGATGAAAGACGATAAATATCCGACTTTATCACAGCCCTGTTCCAGCTATCATGGCATGGTGCTTGGGGATGTCTTTGGCCCGGCAATGGGCAATATCGCTTTTGCTATTTCCTGCCGAGTGCTTTCACTGCGTGACATAGGTCAGTGCCTGTCACCGCAAAATTCATTTTATATTTTAAACGGTATTGAAACATTGCCACTTCGTATGCAGCGTCACTGCGATAATGCACTTGCAGTCGCCAAACATTTAAAGGCGCATGATAAAATTTCATGGGTTTCTTATGCGGGACTTAGCGATAATCCTTATCACTCATTACAGCAGAAATATATGCCAAAAGGTGCCGGGGCCGTGATGACGCTCGGTTTGAAAGGGGGCTATGTCGCCGGGGTAAAAATGGTTGAAACGGTAAAATTATTCACCCATCTTGCCAATATCGGTGATGCACGCAGTCTGATTATCCATCCGGCATCAACAACCCATCGCCAGCTTGATGAAGCAGGGCAAATTGCCGCCGGGGCGGGACCCGATGTTATCCGTCTTTCAATCGGGATTGAGGATGTAGAGGACATCATTGCTGATCTGGATCAGGCAATAAACAGCTGA
- a CDS encoding M20/M25/M40 family metallo-hydrolase: MVISKKDGFDYDLIFLGHLDVVDNPDLSSYTPKVIGNTLHGRGISDMKAATAGMIQLFLDNSQNPQFENYALVMTTDEQIGGFNGTAHLIEDYGLKAKVVFNPDGGHPLNPSISEKGILQIKLTATGKAAHGSRPWEGMSAIDLLNDDIERVKQQFSYGDIDHQGNITFNLGTIKGGEATNAVPAMAEATIDLRYPPTLTVSVIEEKIRNALKNSKLEIINSADPVSIEPDDEALLDLMRALLKQGRIPSLMHETGGCDARWFTPQGSSILLMRLEGTGGLIDDEYVTITGLSNYYLVMENFLDEIADNF; encoded by the coding sequence ATGGTCATAAGCAAAAAGGATGGCTTTGATTATGATCTTATTTTTTTGGGCCACCTGGATGTGGTCGATAATCCGGATCTTAGTTCCTATACGCCTAAAGTGATCGGCAATACCCTGCATGGCCGGGGAATCAGCGACATGAAGGCGGCTACGGCCGGTATGATCCAGCTTTTTCTGGACAATAGCCAAAATCCCCAATTTGAAAATTATGCCCTTGTCATGACGACAGATGAACAAATCGGCGGCTTTAACGGCACCGCCCATTTAATTGAGGATTATGGCTTAAAAGCCAAAGTCGTGTTTAACCCGGATGGCGGACATCCATTAAACCCGTCAATTTCTGAAAAAGGGATTTTGCAGATTAAACTGACAGCCACCGGAAAAGCTGCCCATGGGTCCCGCCCGTGGGAAGGCATGTCCGCCATTGACCTGCTTAATGATGATATAGAGCGGGTGAAACAGCAGTTTTCTTATGGGGATATTGACCATCAGGGCAATATTACTTTCAACCTGGGCACCATAAAGGGTGGGGAAGCCACCAATGCAGTCCCGGCAATGGCTGAAGCCACCATTGACTTACGCTATCCACCGACATTAACGGTGAGCGTTATTGAGGAAAAAATCAGAAACGCCCTGAAAAATTCAAAACTGGAAATTATCAACAGTGCAGACCCAGTCAGTATTGAACCGGATGATGAAGCGCTTCTTGACCTTATGCGTGCTCTCCTGAAACAGGGACGCATTCCCAGTCTGATGCATGAAACGGGTGGCTGTGACGCCCGCTGGTTTACACCGCAAGGCAGCAGCATTCTACTCATGCGCCTGGAAGGCACAGGCGGCCTGATCGATGATGAATATGTCACCATTACCGGACTTTCCAATTATTATCTGGTGATGGAAAATTTCCTTGATGAAATTGCCGATAATTTTTAA
- the hemA gene encoding 5-aminolevulinate synthase has product MNYDQIFSSALSDIKEEGRYRVFMDIERKNGEFPKATWHTENGEKEIVVWCSNDYLGMGQHPDVINAMKEAIDKVGTGSGGTRNISGTHHYHVMLEEELADLHHKEAGLLFTSGYISNETSISTIAKLLPGCIIYSDELNHASMISGVLNGKCQKRIFRHNSVEHLEELIKADDPALPKIILFESVYSMDGDFAPIEEFCDLADKYNTMTYMDEVHAVGMYGPRGGGVAEQRGLMDRVDIIEGTLGKAFGLMGGYITASKNIVDCVRSFASGFIFTTSLPPALTAGALASVRHLKKSNVERKIHQQRAARLKEKLREANLPVMPSDSHIVPVLVGNPVICKKASDILLDEYGIYVQPINFPTVPRGTERLRFAPNPLHDDDMIDHLVKSLREVWQRLDIDKYSRAA; this is encoded by the coding sequence ATGAATTACGACCAAATATTTTCGTCAGCTTTAAGTGATATTAAAGAAGAAGGCCGATACCGTGTATTTATGGATATCGAGCGTAAAAACGGCGAATTCCCGAAAGCAACCTGGCATACTGAAAACGGCGAAAAGGAAATTGTCGTCTGGTGCAGTAATGACTATCTGGGTATGGGACAGCATCCCGATGTCATCAATGCCATGAAGGAAGCGATAGACAAGGTTGGTACCGGTTCGGGTGGTACCCGTAATATCAGTGGCACTCATCATTATCATGTGATGCTTGAGGAAGAACTGGCGGATCTTCATCATAAGGAAGCAGGGCTTCTTTTTACCTCCGGCTATATTTCCAATGAAACGTCAATTTCGACAATTGCAAAACTATTGCCTGGCTGCATTATTTATTCGGATGAGCTTAATCATGCATCCATGATCAGCGGCGTTCTTAATGGGAAATGCCAGAAACGAATTTTCAGGCATAATAGTGTTGAGCATCTTGAAGAGCTCATAAAAGCCGATGATCCGGCACTTCCGAAGATTATATTGTTCGAGTCTGTTTATTCAATGGATGGCGATTTCGCGCCGATTGAGGAATTCTGCGATCTGGCCGATAAATATAATACCATGACCTATATGGACGAGGTTCATGCGGTCGGTATGTATGGCCCGCGCGGTGGCGGTGTTGCTGAACAGCGTGGCCTTATGGACCGTGTTGATATTATCGAAGGCACTTTGGGTAAGGCATTTGGTCTTATGGGGGGGTATATTACGGCCTCAAAAAACATTGTCGATTGTGTTCGCAGTTTTGCGTCTGGCTTTATTTTTACGACGTCATTGCCTCCAGCCCTGACAGCCGGCGCACTTGCAAGTGTACGCCATCTTAAAAAATCAAATGTTGAGCGGAAAATTCATCAGCAGCGTGCGGCAAGGTTAAAAGAAAAACTGCGTGAAGCCAATCTGCCGGTGATGCCGTCTGATAGCCATATTGTCCCGGTTCTGGTTGGAAATCCGGTTATCTGCAAAAAAGCGTCTGATATACTGCTTGATGAATATGGCATCTATGTTCAGCCGATCAATTTCCCGACAGTGCCGCGGGGTACGGAACGGCTTCGATTTGCGCCAAACCCGCTTCATGATGATGACATGATCGATCATCTGGTAAAATCTTTAAGGGAAGTATGGCAGCGCCTGGATATCGATAAATATTCCAGAGCGGCATAA
- a CDS encoding MarR family transcriptional regulator produces MSLTHHSSNLIGGHETQETRTRHNFLECLRLIERLHRRMLDIVKHRLDLKGMSDINSVQALLLYNIGDHEITAGDLRNRGYYLGSNVSYNLKKLVEAGYIRQERSEHDRRALRIWLSDSGKSVCNLVGELFDENLDLVRDQNLFTDQGVTELRDRLRSLESFWTDMLRFSGE; encoded by the coding sequence ATGTCACTTACACATCACAGCAGTAATCTGATCGGTGGCCACGAAACTCAGGAAACAAGAACAAGACATAATTTTCTTGAGTGTCTGAGACTGATTGAGCGTCTTCACAGAAGAATGCTTGATATTGTCAAGCATCGTCTTGATTTAAAAGGGATGAGCGATATCAACTCTGTTCAGGCTCTCTTGCTTTATAATATCGGAGATCATGAAATTACAGCCGGAGATCTAAGAAATCGTGGTTATTATCTTGGCTCAAACGTATCTTATAATTTAAAGAAACTTGTTGAAGCGGGTTATATCCGTCAGGAACGTTCTGAACATGACCGCCGTGCCTTAAGGATCTGGCTTTCGGACAGCGGAAAATCAGTATGTAATCTTGTCGGTGAACTGTTTGATGAAAATCTTGACCTTGTTCGCGACCAGAATCTGTTCACGGATCAGGGGGTAACGGAACTGCGTGACAGACTGAGATCTCTTGAAAGTTTCTGGACCGATATGCTTCGTTTTTCCGGCGAATAG
- the hemB gene encoding porphobilinogen synthase — protein sequence MISGSFPNSRPRRNRKFAWSRDLVRENTLSVKDLIWPLFIQEGKNTATDVSSMPGVQRLTIDLAVENAAKAMELGIPAIALFPQTPEELKCEEGYEAINPENLICRTVRAIKEQVPDIGIICDVALDPYTSHGQDGLIRDGYVDNDLTIDALVNQALVQVKAGCDIIAPSDMMDGRIAAIRQMLEKKKYFNVGIMSYAAKYASAFYGPFRDAVGSSSNLKSSKETYQMDPANSDEAIREVIMDIDEGADSIIIKPGMPYLDIIERVTRELNFPTFAYQVSGEYAMIHAAAANGWLDLDKAMMESLLAFKRAGASGIWTYFAPVVAEKLKHI from the coding sequence ATGATCAGTGGTTCCTTCCCCAATAGTCGTCCCCGGCGCAACCGAAAATTTGCCTGGTCCCGTGACCTTGTTCGTGAAAATACCTTATCGGTAAAGGATCTGATCTGGCCGCTCTTTATCCAGGAAGGAAAAAATACGGCGACTGATGTCTCTTCTATGCCCGGCGTTCAACGTCTGACAATAGATTTAGCCGTTGAAAATGCAGCAAAAGCAATGGAACTGGGAATTCCGGCAATTGCCCTTTTTCCGCAAACGCCTGAAGAATTAAAATGTGAGGAAGGCTACGAGGCGATAAATCCTGAAAACCTTATCTGCCGCACAGTCCGCGCCATAAAAGAGCAGGTTCCGGATATTGGTATAATCTGCGATGTCGCCCTTGATCCATACACCTCACACGGTCAGGACGGCCTGATCAGGGACGGCTATGTTGATAATGATCTGACAATAGATGCACTGGTTAATCAGGCCCTTGTTCAGGTAAAAGCCGGATGCGATATCATCGCCCCCTCCGATATGATGGACGGGCGTATCGCCGCCATCCGCCAAATGCTTGAAAAAAAGAAATATTTCAATGTCGGGATCATGTCTTATGCCGCAAAATATGCATCAGCCTTTTATGGGCCGTTCCGCGATGCCGTCGGGTCATCATCCAATCTGAAAAGCAGCAAGGAAACCTATCAGATGGATCCGGCCAACAGCGATGAAGCCATCCGTGAAGTGATCATGGATATTGATGAAGGGGCTGACAGTATCATTATCAAACCAGGTATGCCCTATTTAGATATAATTGAGCGGGTCACCCGGGAACTTAACTTTCCGACATTTGCGTATCAGGTCAGTGGCGAATATGCCATGATCCATGCAGCAGCGGCCAATGGCTGGCTTGATCTTGATAAGGCTATGATGGAAAGTCTTCTTGCTTTTAAACGTGCCGGTGCCAGTGGTATCTGGACCTACTTTGCACCCGTCGTCGCTGAAAAGCTCAAACACATATAA
- the motA gene encoding flagellar motor stator protein MotA codes for MLVIVGIVVTLGMVFGGFIVHGGNMAVIFHALPTEAMVIGGAAIGSFITGNSGSIMKKAGKGFGKAIKGSKWKTQDYSDLLCLLFMLSKLIKTKGVIALEAHIENPGESKIFNHVGKVKDDHHVVDFICDYFRMTTMNFDDPNQMEDVMLKELEKHHHEESEGAHALAVVAEAFPALGIVAAVLGVINTMSSIDQPVEILGALIGGALVGTFLGILISYTMAAPLASRLQQIIDEEGHFFGVAKDFIIAHLHGSAPQIAAEIGRKAVPGEFQPSFYDLDELLQEIPNDVFS; via the coding sequence ATGCTGGTTATTGTTGGTATTGTAGTCACACTGGGAATGGTATTTGGCGGCTTTATTGTCCATGGCGGTAATATGGCTGTTATCTTTCATGCGCTCCCAACGGAAGCTATGGTTATTGGTGGTGCCGCGATTGGTTCATTCATTACGGGGAACAGTGGATCAATCATGAAAAAAGCCGGTAAAGGCTTCGGCAAAGCCATTAAAGGATCAAAATGGAAGACGCAGGATTACAGCGATCTTTTATGTCTGCTTTTCATGCTTTCAAAACTGATTAAGACCAAAGGGGTTATTGCACTGGAAGCTCATATTGAGAATCCAGGTGAAAGTAAGATTTTTAACCATGTCGGAAAAGTAAAAGATGATCATCATGTAGTTGATTTTATTTGTGATTATTTCCGCATGACAACCATGAACTTTGATGATCCAAACCAGATGGAAGATGTCATGCTTAAAGAGCTTGAAAAACATCACCATGAGGAAAGCGAAGGGGCCCATGCTCTTGCTGTGGTTGCGGAAGCTTTTCCTGCACTGGGTATTGTGGCCGCGGTTCTCGGCGTTATCAATACAATGTCATCAATTGATCAGCCTGTTGAAATCCTGGGCGCTTTGATCGGCGGTGCGCTTGTGGGTACGTTTCTGGGTATTTTGATTTCCTATACAATGGCTGCACCGCTTGCGAGCAGATTGCAGCAGATCATTGATGAAGAAGGTCATTTTTTTGGAGTTGCAAAAGATTTCATCATTGCGCATCTACATGGCAGTGCCCCGCAAATTGCTGCAGAAATCGGCCGAAAAGCCGTGCCAGGTGAATTCCAGCCTTCATTTTATGATCTTGATGAATTGTTGCAGGAAATACCAAACGACGTCTTTTCCTGA